In a genomic window of Octopus bimaculoides isolate UCB-OBI-ISO-001 chromosome 25, ASM119413v2, whole genome shotgun sequence:
- the LOC106870667 gene encoding uncharacterized protein LOC106870667 — MVHSANATQGGSDASASGSSGNNSNTELSCAYIDFLILGVMFILYSLWWTVQTTRIFFFMRWKHVEFHSSLVYPCSKQRWKQLIQSFIEICLIICGLLLVTNYRHVPGVNWAGGGVGGGGEVNDSKNSMLKLRSCIILVAFGLSCLVNIGSQTCTYSLPQGLDYCIFIFAFGVEAILFGHYVMDDERDDSLASIGENLVTYCAIMTVVVTILEFHYRNQVVFPFVRSFVTLVQGTWLCHYGTIICSPYKWDITDYNISILSTYFAAHGMANFIVIFIIWLITYKLALTDRCCCLPVSLEKTNEVFLENRVHFNYHMLDRLGSDAEQ, encoded by the coding sequence ATGGTGCACAGTGCAAACGCAACTCAAGGAGGCAGTGATGCATCGGCCAGtggcagcagcggcaacaacagcaacactgaaCTCTCTTGTGCTTACATTGACTTCCTCATCCTCGGAGTCATGTTCATTTTGTACTCGTTATGGTGGACCGTACAAACGACCCGCATCTTCTTCTTCATGAGGTGGAAACATGTGGAATTCCATTCGTCGCTCGTCTACCCCTGCAGCAAGCAACGCTGGAAGCAGCTGATCCAGAGTTTCATAGAGATCTGCCTGATTATCTGTGGCCTTTTGCTCGTCACAAATTACCGACATGTGCCTGGGGTCAATTGGGCCGGCGGTGGTGTTGGAGGGGGTGGTGAAGTGAACGACAGCAAAAACAGTATGTTGAAATTGCGGTCTTGCATAATCCTCGTGGCTTTCGGACTCTCGTGTTTGGTGAACATCGGGTCACAGACGTGCACTTACAGCCTGCCGCAGGGCCTCGACTACTGCATCTTCATATTTGCGTTCGGCGTCGAGGCCATCCTGTTCGGCCACTACGTCATGGACGACGAACGAGACGACAGCCTGGCTTCGATCGGCGAGAACTTGGTCACTTACTGTGCCATTATGACCGTCGTGGTGACCATACTGGAGTTCCACTATCGCAACCAGGTGGTCTTCCCGTTTGTTCGCTCGTTCGTCACACTTGTGCAGGGCACGTGGCTGTGCCACTATGGTACGATCATCTGCTCCCCGTACAAGTGGGACATTACGGACTACAACATCAGCATTCTGTCCACGTACTTTGCGGCCCATGGCATGGCCAATTTCATAGTCATCTTTATCATCTGGCTCATCACATACAAACTGGCGCTCACTGACCGATGTTGTTGCTTACCGGTCAGTCTGGAGAAAACCAACGAAGTCTTCCTTGAAAACCGAGTCCATTTCAACTACCACATGCTGGACAGACTTGGTTCAGATGCCGAACaatag